CACTCCCGCCAGGGCGCGGCGGGCGCCGGCGGCCGGGCGGCGGCCGGACCGGCCCCGCAGGCCGCCCCGGTCAGCGCCCTCCTCTCCTACGCGGAGCGGCTGAAGCGACGCCAGGCGCGGCGGGTCGCGGTCGCCAGGAAGTGGGGGCTGGCGGACGTCCCGCTGACCGCCCCCGCACCGCCCGCCGAGAAGCCGCGGATCACCAGTCGCGAGGGTTTCGAGGTCGACGACGGCGAGGACCTGCCGCAGGTGTTCACGACCGTCCCCACCGACGAGCGGATCGTCTTCCTCACCATCGACGACGGGGCCGAGAAGGACCCCGAGTTCCTGCGGATGATGGACGAGCTGAAGATCCCGTACAGCGCCTTCCTCAGCGACTACCTCGCGAGCGAGGACTACGGCTACTTCGCCCGGATGCAGAAGAAGGGGGTCACGCTCAACAACCACACCCTCACCCACCCCTACCTCCCCGGTCTCTCCTACGAACGGCAGAAGAAGGAGATCTGCGACCAGCAGGACAGGATCGAGAAGCACTTCGGCAAGCGGCCGGTGCTGCTCCGGCCTCCGTACGGCAACTACAACCGCGACACCCTCGTCGTCGCCAAGTCCTGCGGCATCAAGGCCGTGCCGCTCTGGGCGGAGGAGGCGTTCCCCGACCACATGGACTGGCGTGAGTGGGACCGGGACCTGCACCCCGGCGACATCGTCCTCACCCACTTCCAGGGACGTGATCAGTGGAAGGGGACCATGACCGACATGGTCCGCAACGTCATGAAGGTCATCACGGACAAGGGGTACGCGGTCGCCCGGCTGGAGGACTACGTCTGATCCCCGGGCGGGCGCGCGGCGGCGCGCGCCTGCCCCCGCCGTCCCCGCGCCTGCCCCCGCCGTCCCTGGCCGATCTCCACCGCCCCTCCCGCGGACTTCCGGAGGCGCGGGGTCGGCGCCGGGCCGGCGCGTCGTCGGGGCGCGCACCTTAGGCGGAACCCGGGCACGCGGCCCCCCCGGACGGTCCGCCCCGGCGGGCGGCCGACGCCACGCACGGGTACTCAATTGGCACTCCGCTTGACCGAGTGCTAATCGCAGTCATAGTCTCGGTGCTGGCACTCCCCCCTGGAGAGTGCCAGCAGTACCGTGCGACAGGGCAGGTCCGGCACCCGCGACGACGGATCCGGCCCGGTCGCCGACCCAGACTGTTAAACCCCGTGAGATCTCCGAAGGGGGAGACCGGATCGTGTCGACCAC
The DNA window shown above is from Streptomyces sp. NBC_00247 and carries:
- a CDS encoding polysaccharide deacetylase family protein, producing the protein MQLVRQKEKRTTKRRRSVTIALVALLGAALASGCGQGSPGADHHSRQGAAGAGGRAAAGPAPQAAPVSALLSYAERLKRRQARRVAVARKWGLADVPLTAPAPPAEKPRITSREGFEVDDGEDLPQVFTTVPTDERIVFLTIDDGAEKDPEFLRMMDELKIPYSAFLSDYLASEDYGYFARMQKKGVTLNNHTLTHPYLPGLSYERQKKEICDQQDRIEKHFGKRPVLLRPPYGNYNRDTLVVAKSCGIKAVPLWAEEAFPDHMDWREWDRDLHPGDIVLTHFQGRDQWKGTMTDMVRNVMKVITDKGYAVARLEDYV